Proteins co-encoded in one Paenibacillus sp. genomic window:
- a CDS encoding alpha-mannosidase translates to MFYTEEKLSMRIDEIGVLRYRHAQPLEAMETLPDDETRNGVYPPEGGVRSIVRMGDRWKGRDAYIWLLAKVRLPDPLPGHRIIGRFDFGKTYHGNNQGFESLLFVDGKPYQGVDSNHQEVFLDRFGSRSVELAFRLWSGLEGGGAPTPQEHEIKRAEIAYLHEGADDLYYTARATASTVRVLSADSPERHRLLSALDRAFKLIDWTCPGSDAFYASVADARAALSASLAEMESNHPVTVRCIGHTHIDVAWLWRLRHTREKAARSFSTVLRLMEEYPDYIFLQTQPQLYEYMKQDYPEIYEKIRERVSSGAWEAGGAMWLESDCNLTSGESLVRQILFGTRFFREEFGVECRYLWLPDVFGYSSALPQILRKSGITSFMTTKISWSQYNRMPHDTFYWRGIDGSELLTHFITTPEIEFPHETYYTYNGYVVPETVSGIWRNYRDKSVNQELLLCYGYGDGGGGVNRDMLEMRRRLESMPGLPKAVPGRADDYFAKLEETVAATDQYVHVWDGELYMENHRGTYTSQAFIKKANRRMELSLRAAELRAVTAGLLGGYDLARGQALLNEAWKITLRNQFHDIIPGSSIAEVYDDARLEYEEAERLVAAADREANDALMAPAAAANVGSPTVRAYTIYNSASWERDGLVAVPEEQAENGLWRRSDGTLLEAQRTENGWLVAAAAMPAMGFETVTFEPNEAARENEADSFVWLGDGIDTPYYQLRWNAAGQLERIYDKTFGRDVLAPGALGNELQVFEDKPMQFDAWNIDLFYQEKMRTVDALSSVELVELGSLRAIVAFEWTYADSTIRQEMHLYAKRRRIDFRTEVDWREHHQLLKAAFPVDVRAAEATYDIQYGNVKRPTHWNTSWDYARFETVGHQWADLSERGYGVSLLNDCKYGYDIKDNVMRISLIKSATYPDPNADQGAHAFTYSLLPHGDDWAAGGTVEEAWDLNDPARAAAGAALRERFSFLRASAGHIAFDAVKKSEDGDGIIVRFHEFEGRRGTVTIDSDLTIDSWQETDLMERPIGDVRDGALECLVRPYEIKTFLVRFRP, encoded by the coding sequence ATGTTTTATACAGAGGAAAAGCTATCGATGCGCATCGATGAAATCGGCGTGCTGCGATATCGGCATGCCCAGCCGCTCGAGGCGATGGAGACGCTGCCCGACGACGAGACGAGGAACGGCGTATACCCGCCCGAAGGCGGCGTGCGGTCGATAGTTCGCATGGGGGACCGCTGGAAAGGGCGGGATGCGTACATCTGGCTATTGGCGAAAGTACGCCTTCCGGACCCGCTTCCGGGACACCGTATCATCGGCAGGTTCGACTTCGGCAAGACGTACCATGGCAACAACCAAGGCTTCGAGTCCTTGCTGTTCGTTGACGGGAAGCCGTATCAAGGGGTCGACTCGAACCACCAGGAGGTGTTCCTCGACCGCTTCGGCAGCCGTTCCGTCGAGCTCGCGTTCCGCTTATGGTCCGGGTTGGAGGGCGGAGGGGCGCCGACGCCGCAGGAGCACGAGATCAAACGGGCGGAAATCGCGTATTTGCACGAAGGAGCCGACGATCTGTATTACACGGCACGCGCGACGGCAAGCACGGTTCGGGTTTTGTCCGCGGACTCGCCGGAACGGCATCGGCTGCTCTCGGCGCTGGATCGGGCGTTCAAGCTGATCGATTGGACCTGTCCCGGCTCCGATGCGTTCTACGCATCTGTCGCGGATGCGCGGGCTGCGCTAAGCGCTTCCCTCGCGGAGATGGAATCGAATCATCCCGTGACGGTGCGCTGCATCGGACATACCCATATCGATGTCGCTTGGCTGTGGCGGCTTCGCCATACGAGGGAGAAGGCGGCCCGCTCGTTCTCGACGGTGCTCCGTTTAATGGAAGAATACCCGGATTACATCTTCCTTCAGACGCAGCCGCAGCTGTACGAGTATATGAAGCAGGATTATCCGGAAATTTACGAAAAGATCCGGGAGCGCGTGAGCTCGGGCGCATGGGAAGCGGGCGGGGCGATGTGGCTGGAATCCGATTGCAACCTGACGTCGGGGGAATCGCTCGTTCGGCAAATTTTGTTCGGCACTCGGTTTTTCCGCGAAGAATTCGGGGTGGAATGCCGGTATTTATGGCTGCCGGACGTGTTCGGGTACAGCTCCGCGCTGCCGCAAATTTTGCGTAAATCCGGAATTACGTCCTTCATGACCACGAAGATCAGCTGGAGCCAGTACAATCGTATGCCGCACGATACCTTCTATTGGCGGGGCATCGACGGCTCGGAATTGCTAACCCACTTCATCACCACGCCGGAGATCGAATTTCCGCATGAAACGTATTATACGTACAACGGTTATGTGGTGCCGGAGACCGTTAGCGGCATCTGGCGCAACTATCGGGATAAGTCGGTGAATCAGGAGCTGCTCCTTTGCTACGGTTACGGGGACGGCGGCGGCGGCGTCAACCGCGATATGTTGGAGATGCGGAGGCGCCTTGAATCGATGCCGGGCCTCCCGAAGGCGGTGCCGGGCCGCGCGGACGACTATTTCGCGAAGCTGGAAGAGACCGTCGCCGCAACGGACCAATACGTTCACGTCTGGGACGGCGAGCTGTATATGGAGAACCACCGCGGCACGTATACGAGTCAAGCGTTCATCAAGAAGGCGAACCGCCGCATGGAGCTCTCGCTTCGCGCCGCGGAGCTTCGCGCCGTGACAGCGGGTCTGTTGGGCGGCTACGATCTTGCGCGGGGACAGGCGTTATTGAACGAGGCGTGGAAAATTACGCTTCGGAATCAGTTCCACGATATTATCCCGGGTTCCTCGATCGCAGAGGTGTACGATGACGCACGCCTCGAATACGAAGAGGCCGAGCGCCTCGTCGCGGCGGCGGATCGGGAGGCGAACGACGCGCTGATGGCTCCGGCGGCGGCGGCGAACGTCGGGTCACCGACTGTTCGTGCGTACACGATTTACAACAGCGCCTCTTGGGAGCGCGACGGCTTGGTCGCCGTACCGGAGGAGCAGGCGGAGAACGGGCTCTGGCGCCGGTCGGACGGAACGCTTCTTGAGGCGCAGCGCACCGAGAACGGGTGGCTCGTTGCGGCCGCGGCTATGCCGGCGATGGGGTTCGAGACGGTAACGTTCGAACCGAACGAAGCAGCCCGGGAGAATGAAGCGGACAGCTTCGTGTGGCTCGGGGACGGAATCGATACGCCGTACTACCAGCTTCGTTGGAACGCCGCCGGTCAGCTGGAGCGCATCTACGATAAGACGTTCGGGCGCGACGTGCTGGCGCCTGGGGCGCTCGGCAACGAACTGCAGGTGTTCGAGGATAAGCCGATGCAATTCGACGCATGGAACATCGACTTGTTCTACCAGGAGAAGATGCGCACGGTTGATGCCTTGTCGTCGGTCGAGCTCGTCGAACTGGGGTCTCTCCGCGCGATCGTCGCGTTCGAGTGGACGTATGCGGATTCGACGATTCGCCAAGAGATGCATCTGTATGCGAAACGCCGCCGGATCGACTTCCGCACCGAGGTCGATTGGCGCGAGCATCACCAGCTGCTGAAGGCGGCGTTCCCGGTGGACGTTCGCGCCGCGGAAGCGACCTACGACATTCAATACGGCAACGTGAAGCGCCCGACTCACTGGAACACAAGTTGGGACTACGCGCGCTTCGAGACCGTGGGCCATCAATGGGCCGATTTGTCGGAACGGGGGTACGGCGTCAGCTTGTTGAACGACTGCAAATACGGCTACGACATCAAGGATAACGTCATGCGCATCAGCTTAATTAAGTCCGCGACGTACCCGGATCCGAACGCCGACCAAGGGGCGCATGCGTTCACGTATTCGTTGCTGCCGCACGGCGACGATTGGGCGGCCGGCGGCACCGTGGAAGAAGCTTGGGACTTGAACGACCCGGCGAGGGCGGCGGCCGGCGCGGCACTGCGCGAGCGCTTCTCCTTCTTGCGCGCCTCCGCGGGACACATCGCCTTCGACGCCGTGAAGAAGTCCGAGGACGGCGACGGCATCATCGTCCGGTTCCATGAATTCGAGGGACGGCGCGGGACGGTCACGATCGACTCCGACCTGACGATCGACTCCTGGCAGGAAACCGACTTAATGGAACGGCCGATCGGAGACGTGCGGGACGGAGCGCTGGAATGCTTGGTGAGGCCATACGAAATTAAGACGTTCCTTGTGAGGTTCCGACCATGA
- a CDS encoding glycoside hydrolase family 88 protein, which translates to MRKTGSGETEVRESVDQLIERALRDAVAKTKRNTLRHGDRFPYITEEQRYDWRDSNDEWIEGFYAGLAWLGFECERDAALGDAARRLTARLVERMEANRAMGHHDIGFLYSLSTKAEWIVDGACASRDRTVQAADVLMQRWRTGGRFLQAWGEEGHAEHGGRIIIDCLMNLPLLFWASESTGNPRYREVAETQAARSLKYLMRGDGSSYHTFRFDPVTGEPIRGETHQGYRDGSTWARGQAWAVYGFALVHRYTGERRYLDAAVRAAAYFLSRLPDDGVAHWDFDAAKDGLDNRDSSASAIALCGLLELGQLLEEHAPERESFRQASERLMRALIVSCSTLDDPDAEGLLRHGAYNVLAGKGPDDYMIWGDYFYVEALMRVARGVPGYWYERKREV; encoded by the coding sequence ATGAGGAAGACGGGGAGCGGCGAAACGGAGGTACGCGAATCGGTGGATCAGTTGATCGAGCGGGCGCTGCGGGACGCCGTCGCGAAGACGAAGCGGAATACGCTGAGACACGGCGATCGCTTCCCGTATATTACGGAGGAGCAGCGTTACGACTGGCGAGACAGCAACGACGAGTGGATCGAGGGCTTCTATGCCGGACTGGCGTGGCTGGGGTTCGAGTGCGAGCGGGATGCCGCGCTCGGCGACGCGGCGCGGCGCTTGACCGCGCGACTCGTCGAACGCATGGAAGCGAATCGCGCGATGGGGCATCACGATATAGGATTTCTTTATTCGTTATCGACGAAAGCGGAATGGATCGTCGACGGGGCATGCGCGTCGCGCGACCGGACGGTGCAGGCGGCGGATGTGTTGATGCAACGATGGCGAACCGGAGGCCGATTCCTGCAGGCATGGGGGGAAGAGGGGCATGCGGAGCACGGCGGGCGGATTATTATTGATTGCTTAATGAATTTGCCGCTGCTCTTCTGGGCTTCCGAATCGACGGGGAATCCGCGGTATCGGGAAGTCGCAGAGACGCAAGCGGCGCGCTCGTTGAAGTATTTGATGCGCGGAGACGGTTCTTCGTATCATACGTTCCGATTCGATCCGGTCACGGGCGAACCGATCCGCGGCGAGACGCACCAAGGCTACCGCGACGGCTCGACGTGGGCGCGCGGGCAGGCGTGGGCGGTCTACGGCTTCGCGCTCGTGCATCGGTACACGGGGGAACGGCGGTACCTGGACGCGGCGGTCCGTGCGGCGGCGTATTTCCTCTCCCGGCTGCCGGACGACGGAGTCGCGCACTGGGACTTCGATGCCGCGAAGGATGGACTAGACAACCGGGACAGCTCCGCTTCGGCGATTGCCTTGTGCGGACTGCTCGAGCTTGGACAGCTTCTTGAAGAGCACGCTCCGGAGAGGGAGTCGTTCCGACAAGCAAGCGAGCGCCTTATGCGCGCGTTAATCGTCTCCTGTTCGACGCTGGACGACCCCGACGCCGAAGGGCTGCTGAGGCACGGCGCTTATAATGTCTTGGCCGGCAAAGGGCCGGACGATTATATGATCTGGGGCGATTATTTCTATGTCGAGGCCCTCATGCGCGTCGCAAGAGGCGTGCCTGGGTACTGGTACGAGAGAAAGCGGGAAGTTTGA
- a CDS encoding GTP-binding protein has product MMGRTIPVHIVAGFLGSGKTTALRRAIDAYQLRGLRPVVIMNELGDVNLDGEALGASGEPVPTAEMLGGCICCTIRGDIALRLQELVREYEPDAVFIETTGVANPMELMDAVTEASLYLPVTLESVATVVDAAFVAGEAGKPTARTMRLLRDQVRCATRIALNKTDRVSPEAADRAEAQVREWNPVAPLVRTAYGALPAAWWFERGGGARSERDAASSDAHACGPDCGHDHHGGHDVRAHGARGHHDSHEHVSAYTRYFQAPVDSLAFESFVKSLPDNVYRAKGVVTFTDTASRFLFQYAYKELDFIRIQPQGHVNDVAVFLGEQFTPESIEAGLAALERPASVRAGLREAYDRHAEERDGGGIQDWKVAERDRFLAALREAKAESLLEIGAGPGRDSLFFAENGLRVTAVDLSAEMVRLCREKGLDARQMDMAELDFPDDCFDAVYALNCLLHIPKAELDSVLREIRRVLKPGGMFYMGVYGGIDSEGVWEQDVYEPKRFFAMYEDDDMREAVGRVFEVAYFGTVKMADGGRQPHFQSMILRKSANLW; this is encoded by the coding sequence ATGATGGGACGAACGATTCCGGTGCATATCGTCGCCGGTTTTTTGGGCAGCGGGAAAACGACGGCGCTCCGGCGCGCGATCGACGCGTATCAGCTTCGAGGGCTGCGTCCGGTCGTCATTATGAACGAGCTCGGCGACGTCAATCTGGACGGCGAGGCTCTTGGGGCGAGCGGCGAGCCGGTGCCGACGGCGGAGATGCTGGGCGGCTGCATCTGCTGCACGATCCGCGGCGACATCGCATTGCGGCTGCAGGAGCTGGTGCGCGAATACGAGCCGGACGCGGTGTTTATCGAAACGACCGGCGTCGCGAATCCGATGGAGCTGATGGACGCGGTCACAGAAGCGTCGCTGTATTTGCCGGTTACGCTCGAGTCGGTCGCGACGGTTGTCGACGCGGCGTTCGTCGCGGGCGAAGCGGGGAAGCCGACGGCGCGAACGATGCGGCTGCTGCGCGATCAGGTGCGGTGCGCGACCCGCATCGCGCTGAACAAAACCGACCGCGTGTCGCCGGAGGCGGCGGACCGGGCGGAGGCGCAGGTGCGGGAGTGGAATCCGGTTGCGCCGCTAGTCCGCACGGCGTACGGGGCGCTGCCCGCGGCATGGTGGTTCGAGCGCGGCGGCGGCGCGCGTTCGGAGCGGGACGCCGCATCGTCGGACGCTCATGCCTGCGGACCGGATTGCGGCCATGATCATCATGGCGGACACGACGTTCGCGCACATGGCGCCCGGGGGCATCACGATTCGCACGAGCATGTGTCGGCGTATACGCGTTATTTCCAAGCGCCGGTCGACAGCCTCGCGTTCGAGTCGTTCGTCAAATCGCTGCCGGACAACGTGTACCGGGCGAAAGGCGTCGTCACATTCACGGATACGGCGAGCCGCTTTTTGTTCCAGTACGCTTATAAGGAGCTCGACTTCATCCGGATCCAGCCGCAGGGACATGTGAACGACGTTGCGGTGTTTCTCGGGGAGCAATTCACGCCGGAATCCATCGAAGCGGGGCTTGCGGCGCTCGAGCGGCCGGCATCGGTGCGAGCCGGATTGCGGGAAGCGTACGACCGGCATGCGGAGGAGCGGGACGGCGGCGGCATCCAGGATTGGAAGGTCGCCGAGCGGGACCGGTTTTTGGCGGCGCTGCGGGAAGCGAAGGCGGAGTCTCTGCTGGAAATCGGCGCGGGTCCGGGGCGCGACAGCCTATTTTTCGCGGAGAACGGCCTGCGCGTCACGGCGGTCGACCTGTCGGCCGAAATGGTGCGTCTGTGCCGGGAGAAAGGGCTCGACGCGCGGCAAATGGACATGGCGGAGCTCGATTTTCCCGACGATTGTTTCGACGCCGTGTACGCTTTGAATTGCTTGCTGCACATCCCGAAGGCGGAGCTCGATTCCGTGCTCCGGGAAATTCGGCGCGTGCTGAAGCCCGGCGGGATGTTTTACATGGGCGTGTACGGCGGGATCGATTCGGAAGGCGTATGGGAGCAGGACGTGTACGAGCCGAAGCGGTTTTTCGCCATGTACGAGGACGACGATATGCGGGAGGCGGTCGGACGCGTGTTCGAGGTGGCGTATTTCGGCACCGTGAAGATGGCCGACGGCGGGCGTCAGCCGCATTTTCAATCGATGATCTTGCGGAAATCCGCCAATTTATGGTAA
- the abc-f gene encoding ribosomal protection-like ABC-F family protein yields MLLCAADRISKNWGGAPVLNECSLEIREGERIGLVGPNGCGKTTLLTLLSGAEAPDAGAIHYKKGCRAALLSQIPDFGPTRTAGEVLAEAFEELLAMRRRLTELERDMADPDPASAEKAMKAYGPLLDAFGARGGYEMEAQLSRVADGLGISGLLDRPFGQLSGGERTKVGLGRILLLKPDVLLLDEPTNHLDLPSVEWLESYLLDYPGAVLIVSHDRYFLDRAATKIVDLEGGAAETYHGNYSYFVEEKERRLLAEFAAYQEQQKKIKKMEEAIKRLRAWASQADNPALFKRAAAMQKAIDRMDRIQKPVLERKRMGLAFDMTERSGKDVVVMEGVGAVFGGRRLFAGVDLLVRFRESAAIVGENGSGKSTLLRMVTEGLAPAEGEVRVGAGVSVGYLAQHDLFPDPERTILDAFRDEVPVEEGEARHLLAKFLFYGASVFRKVKHLSGGERMRLRLAQLMHRDVNFLVLDEPTNHLDIDAREALEDTLASFPGTILCVSHDRYFLNKLFPVTYWLEGGRLTRYEGGYDEAKRKRAELAARPRAPVPGVGAGAGAGAGEGAGSGAGTGAGAARGGGAAAGAAARKRPSEAGAKSGGPAEAARLERDIETAERRIALLDEAMAQEIDAAKLAALYAERSLLEAERELLYDRLARP; encoded by the coding sequence ATGTTGCTGTGCGCAGCGGATCGAATTTCGAAAAACTGGGGCGGCGCCCCTGTCTTGAACGAATGTTCATTGGAAATTCGCGAAGGCGAGCGGATCGGCCTCGTCGGGCCGAACGGTTGCGGCAAAACGACGCTGCTGACGCTGCTGTCCGGTGCGGAAGCTCCCGATGCCGGAGCGATTCATTATAAGAAAGGCTGCCGGGCGGCGCTGCTCTCGCAAATCCCGGACTTCGGCCCGACGCGTACGGCGGGCGAGGTGCTCGCGGAGGCGTTCGAGGAGCTGCTCGCGATGCGGCGTCGGCTGACCGAGCTGGAGCGGGACATGGCGGACCCGGACCCGGCGTCGGCGGAGAAGGCGATGAAGGCGTACGGGCCGCTGCTCGACGCGTTCGGGGCGAGGGGCGGATACGAGATGGAGGCCCAGCTGTCGCGCGTGGCCGACGGGTTAGGCATCTCGGGGCTGCTCGATCGCCCGTTCGGGCAGCTCAGCGGCGGGGAGCGGACGAAGGTCGGGCTCGGGCGCATTTTGCTGCTGAAGCCGGACGTGCTGCTGCTCGACGAACCGACGAATCATCTCGATTTGCCGTCGGTCGAGTGGCTCGAGTCGTATCTGCTCGATTACCCGGGCGCCGTGCTCATCGTGTCCCACGACCGGTATTTCCTCGACCGGGCGGCGACGAAAATCGTCGACCTCGAAGGCGGCGCGGCTGAGACGTATCACGGGAACTACTCGTATTTCGTCGAGGAGAAGGAGCGGCGGCTGCTCGCGGAGTTCGCGGCGTATCAGGAGCAGCAGAAGAAAATCAAGAAGATGGAGGAAGCGATCAAACGGCTGCGCGCCTGGGCGTCGCAGGCGGACAATCCGGCGCTGTTCAAGCGGGCGGCGGCGATGCAGAAGGCGATCGACCGGATGGACCGGATTCAAAAGCCCGTGCTGGAGCGAAAGCGGATGGGGCTCGCGTTCGATATGACGGAGCGGAGCGGCAAGGACGTCGTCGTCATGGAGGGCGTCGGCGCCGTCTTCGGCGGGCGGCGGCTGTTCGCCGGCGTCGACCTGCTCGTCCGGTTCCGGGAGTCGGCGGCGATCGTCGGCGAGAACGGGAGCGGCAAGTCGACGCTGCTGCGGATGGTGACGGAGGGGCTGGCGCCGGCGGAAGGCGAGGTGCGCGTCGGCGCGGGCGTGAGCGTCGGATATTTGGCGCAGCACGACTTGTTCCCGGATCCCGAGCGGACGATCCTCGATGCGTTCCGCGACGAGGTGCCGGTCGAGGAAGGCGAGGCGCGGCATTTGCTCGCGAAGTTTTTGTTTTACGGTGCGTCCGTGTTTCGGAAGGTGAAGCATTTGAGCGGCGGCGAACGGATGCGGCTGCGGCTCGCGCAGCTGATGCACCGGGACGTGAACTTCCTGGTGCTCGACGAACCGACGAACCATCTCGACATCGACGCGCGGGAGGCGCTGGAAGACACGTTGGCGTCGTTCCCCGGCACCATTCTGTGCGTATCGCACGACCGATATTTTTTGAATAAGCTGTTCCCGGTCACGTACTGGCTGGAGGGCGGACGGCTGACGCGATACGAAGGCGGATACGACGAAGCGAAGCGCAAGCGCGCCGAGCTGGCTGCGCGGCCTAGGGCGCCGGTGCCGGGCGTTGGCGCGGGCGCAGGAGCGGGCGCAGGCGAAGGCGCGGGGTCGGGCGCAGGCACGGGCGCCGGTGCGGCGCGAGGCGGCGGGGCGGCCGCTGGCGCGGCGGCGCGGAAGCGGCCGTCCGAAGCGGGCGCGAAGTCGGGCGGCCCGGCGGAGGCGGCGCGGCTCGAGCGCGACATCGAGACCGCGGAGCGGCGCATCGCGCTGCTCGACGAGGCGATGGCGCAGGAGATCGACGCGGCGAAGTTGGCCGCGCTTTACGCCGAGCGCTCCTTGCTCGAAGCCGAACGGGAGCTGCTATACGATCGGCTTGCGCGGCCGTAG
- a CDS encoding SPFH domain-containing protein — protein sequence MKETGAWKLNGFVALLVAFVLAGLGAYALTLASFFPIIGVLFIAAAVIALSSITVVQPNQATVLTFFGEYKGTVRQDGIWMVLPFSARKKLSLRVRNFNSAKLKVNDVEGNPIEIAAVIVFKVVETAKASFEVDNYGEFVEIQSEAALRHVASKYPYDNFKEDGMSLRGNSDEVSAELALELQARLAVAGVEVIEARLTHLAYSTEIAGAMLQRQQASAIIAARQKIVEGAVGMVKDALEQLERESGVALDPERKAAMANNLMVAIVSDRSAQPVINTGSLY from the coding sequence ATGAAAGAAACCGGCGCGTGGAAACTGAACGGGTTCGTCGCTCTGCTGGTGGCGTTCGTCCTGGCGGGCTTAGGCGCTTACGCGTTAACATTGGCTTCCTTCTTTCCGATCATCGGCGTGCTCTTCATCGCTGCGGCGGTTATCGCGCTCAGTTCCATTACGGTCGTTCAGCCGAATCAGGCGACGGTGCTGACGTTTTTCGGCGAGTATAAGGGGACGGTTCGGCAGGACGGCATTTGGATGGTGCTGCCGTTCTCGGCGCGCAAGAAGCTGTCTTTGCGGGTGCGCAACTTCAACAGCGCGAAGTTGAAGGTGAACGACGTCGAAGGCAACCCGATCGAGATCGCGGCCGTCATCGTCTTCAAAGTCGTCGAGACGGCGAAGGCGTCCTTCGAGGTCGACAACTACGGAGAGTTCGTGGAAATTCAGAGCGAAGCGGCGCTCCGGCACGTGGCGAGCAAGTACCCTTACGATAACTTCAAGGAGGACGGCATGTCGCTGCGCGGCAACTCCGACGAAGTATCGGCGGAACTGGCGTTAGAATTGCAGGCTCGGCTGGCGGTGGCCGGCGTCGAAGTGATCGAAGCGCGGCTGACACACCTCGCGTATTCGACCGAAATCGCCGGCGCGATGCTCCAGCGCCAGCAGGCGTCCGCGATTATCGCCGCCCGCCAAAAAATCGTCGAAGGCGCGGTCGGCATGGTGAAGGACGCGCTGGAGCAGCTCGAGCGGGAGAGCGGCGTCGCGCTCGATCCGGAGCGTAAGGCGGCGATGGCGAACAATTTGATGGTCGCCATCGTATCGGACCGCTCCGCGCAGCCGGTCATTAATACGGGCAGCCTGTACTAG
- a CDS encoding toxin-antitoxin system HicB family antitoxin, translating into MPGKKQYPLRIDADVYEALERWAADEFRSVNAHIEFVLREALRRAGRLPGAAPRRDEGNEARE; encoded by the coding sequence ATGCCGGGCAAGAAACAGTACCCGCTGCGCATCGACGCGGACGTATACGAAGCTTTGGAGCGGTGGGCGGCCGACGAGTTTCGCAGCGTCAACGCGCATATCGAATTCGTGCTTCGCGAAGCGCTCCGCCGGGCGGGACGTTTGCCCGGGGCGGCGCCGCGGCGGGACGAGGGCAACGAGGCGCGCGAGTAG
- a CDS encoding stalk domain-containing protein: protein MRFGKPFAALLAAVLLVGGLPSGTAQAVNIWALYNQALAAEAKGDCAAAVDKLTGMIPTLVDEKNYTNAANIYKKIGDCRAKLKQYDLAVQAWDQESANWKLAGLSAETAASKRRADYLRSTVKLFAAVQPQALADTYDHGARFEPTVGAYLGAYAESNAKVHDTKHWKYFYTEKFPELTGRKHAAYLLYTTWGRTFQELSQHVKEAKEHGTALQIALQPMNGLSEVVDGPYLREYARAAGESGVPIFLRFANEMNGNWVPWYGNPQQYIEKFRLVANVFREEAPDNVVMVWAPNDIPVDTITQYYPGDEYVDWIGVSLYSIYNPSLDPLKAGVDRSNHLQKFEYIYNLYAKKKPLFISEGAISYVYPEENRLVDEWAAYRTKEFYATLPMLYPGVKGVFWFDATKTEAAREKHFMLTANEAMLEAYRDAVQHPFYLDTVGEESQKAYINVAEAGVPPRPTELSAYVQTLEPMLGKVEYAIQGRTIGSATAPPWTIRHDFAPYRGKPVTITVKAYARDGTLVTTQQVKAAVGDALVTLKGERIDFDSQPKIVNGRMFVPVKQIADALLANTVWNAATQSISLKDEAKGLSVEFAIGSTAARKNGMPVTLEAAPFAHNGRTYIPLSFVAEAFGLAKSWDDKTGTAVFQ, encoded by the coding sequence ATGAGATTCGGAAAACCGTTTGCCGCGCTGCTGGCCGCGGTATTACTCGTCGGCGGGCTGCCTTCGGGAACCGCGCAGGCCGTCAACATTTGGGCGCTGTACAACCAAGCGCTCGCCGCCGAGGCGAAGGGCGACTGCGCCGCCGCCGTCGACAAGCTGACGGGCATGATCCCGACGCTGGTCGATGAGAAAAACTATACGAACGCCGCGAACATCTACAAAAAAATCGGTGACTGTAGGGCGAAGCTGAAGCAGTACGACCTCGCCGTGCAAGCGTGGGATCAAGAGTCGGCGAACTGGAAGCTTGCCGGACTCTCCGCGGAGACGGCCGCGTCGAAGCGGCGCGCGGACTATTTGCGCAGCACGGTGAAGCTGTTCGCGGCGGTGCAGCCGCAGGCGCTCGCGGATACATACGATCACGGCGCGCGGTTCGAGCCGACCGTCGGCGCGTACCTCGGGGCGTACGCCGAATCGAACGCGAAAGTGCACGATACGAAGCATTGGAAATATTTTTATACGGAAAAGTTTCCGGAGCTGACCGGCCGCAAGCATGCCGCTTACCTGTTGTACACGACGTGGGGAAGAACGTTCCAGGAGCTGTCCCAACACGTGAAAGAGGCGAAAGAGCACGGCACTGCCCTTCAAATCGCGCTCCAGCCGATGAACGGACTGTCGGAGGTCGTCGATGGACCGTATTTGCGCGAGTACGCGAGAGCGGCGGGGGAATCCGGCGTGCCGATTTTCCTCCGTTTCGCGAACGAAATGAACGGCAACTGGGTACCGTGGTACGGCAATCCGCAGCAGTATATCGAGAAGTTTCGCCTCGTCGCTAACGTGTTCCGCGAAGAGGCGCCGGACAACGTCGTTATGGTGTGGGCGCCGAACGACATTCCGGTCGACACGATTACCCAGTACTATCCGGGCGACGAGTACGTCGATTGGATCGGCGTCAGCCTGTACAGCATCTATAATCCCTCGCTCGATCCGTTGAAGGCGGGCGTCGATCGGTCGAATCATTTGCAGAAATTCGAGTACATTTACAACCTCTATGCGAAAAAGAAGCCCTTGTTCATCTCCGAAGGCGCGATTTCGTATGTATACCCGGAGGAGAACCGGCTCGTCGACGAATGGGCGGCCTACCGGACGAAGGAGTTTTACGCGACACTGCCGATGCTGTACCCCGGCGTGAAGGGCGTGTTCTGGTTCGACGCGACGAAGACGGAAGCGGCGCGCGAAAAGCATTTCATGCTGACGGCGAACGAGGCGATGCTGGAGGCGTATCGCGATGCGGTCCAGCACCCGTTCTACCTGGACACGGTCGGCGAGGAAAGCCAAAAAGCGTACATCAACGTCGCCGAGGCGGGCGTGCCGCCGCGGCCGACGGAGCTGAGCGCCTACGTGCAGACGCTCGAGCCGATGCTCGGCAAGGTCGAATACGCGATCCAAGGTCGAACGATCGGCTCCGCGACGGCGCCGCCATGGACGATACGGCACGATTTCGCGCCGTACCGGGGAAAGCCGGTGACGATCACCGTCAAAGCGTACGCGCGCGACGGCACGCTCGTGACGACGCAGCAGGTGAAGGCGGCGGTCGGCGACGCGCTGGTGACGCTGAAGGGCGAGCGCATCGATTTCGATTCGCAGCCGAAAATCGTGAACGGCCGCATGTTCGTCCCGGTGAAGCAAATCGCGGACGCGCTGCTGGCGAACACTGTTTGGAATGCGGCGACGCAGTCGATTTCGCTGAAAGACGAGGCCAAGGGGCTGTCGGTCGAGTTCGCCATCGGCTCGACCGCGGCACGGAAGAACGGGATGCCAGTGACGCTGGAGGCGGCGCCGTTCGCCCATAACGGACGGACGTACATTCCGCTCAGCTTCGTCGCCGAGGCGTTCGGCCTTGCGAAGTCGTGGGACGACAAAACCGGCACCGCCGTTTTCCAATAA